In Candidatus Babeliales bacterium, the DNA window GAATACGGCAATTCAAAAGATGCCAGGTCAATCACCACTTTATTATTTATATAATATTAAGTTTGCTCGTATGCAGCTTGCGCATGAAAAAACTAAAGATGAGGGGTTGTCGTTGCTCGAATCATTGGCTAAAAATATAAAAAACCCCCAGCAAGATCAGGCAAAATATTATTTAGCTAAATATTATGATGAGCATGAGCAACTTCAAAAAGCACAAGAATTGTGGCAAGAATTAGTAAAAAGTAAATCTGAACAAAAAGATGTTATCTCACCATGGATTTTGCTGGCAGAACGTCAAATAAATCAAGGATAAATTTGTGAATAATGTTCGAGTTCGCTTTGCACCGTCTCCAACAGGGCATCTACATATTGGTAGCTTGCGTACGGCGCTTTTTAATTGGCTGTTTGCTCGGCACAATAAAGGTGCTTTTTTATTGCGTATTGAAGATACCGATCGAGAGCGCTCATACGAAAAGTATGTTGATTCAATTTTAAATTCATTGCAATGGTCAGATTTAGTTGCAGATGAAGAAATTGTATTTCAATCGAAGCGATTAGATATCTACAAGAAAGCCATAGAGCAATTATTGCAAGAAGATAAAGCATATTGTTGCTTTTGCCCACCAAAACCAGAAAAATTTGGTGATGATACGGTTCTCATTGGCGAAGGTTACTTAAAATATGACGGGCGCTGTCGGGCTCTCAGGCCCCAATCTGAAGATTTGGAAAAGCCGCATGTTATTCGATTCAAATTTCCACTTGAACGAGAAACGCTTTTTTTTACCGATCTTATTCGAGGTGAAATTTCTTTTCCTGCAGATCAATTTGATGATTTTATTTTAATACGCACTGATGGCACACCGGTGTATAATTTTGTGGTAGTAATAGATGATGCTTTAATGCAGATTTCACATGTTATTCGCGGTGAAGATCATATTCCAAATACTCCAAAACAGATATTATTATATGAAGCATTAGGATATTCAATTCCAGTATTTGCTCATTTACCATTAATTTTAGGGCCAAGTGGGCAACGATTAAGCAAACGTGAAGCGGCAACATCGGTTTTAGATTATCGTCAAAATGGCTATCTACCCGATGCTCTTTGTAATTATTTGGTAAAGCTTGGTTGGGCACATGGAGATCAAGAAATTTTTTCTAGATCTGAACTTATTACTTTATTTAGCTTACAAGAAGTCGGAAAAAGTGGCGCAATTTTTGATCAAGATAAACTGGATTGGCTTAATGGTATTTATATTAGGCAAATGTCAGCCTCAGCATTATTAGAATATATCTTAAAAGAGGTAAAGCCTGATTTCTTAAAAGATATTTCTGGTTGGTCACAAGATACGTTAATGAATTTTATAGAATTATATAAAGATAGAGTAAAAACCTTGCGTGCAATGACTGATGAGTTCAAGGTAATGCATGATGGATCATTTGCATATGATTGGGAAGATTGCAAAGAATACATTGAACCAAATATAGTACTTTATTTACAAAATATTGTTGAACGGTGTGAAAGTTTGAAAGATTTTTCTAATGAGCAAGTAAAAAATGCATTAAAAAAATTATGCAAAGAGTCTGATATTAAATTGATTCAGATTGCGCAGCCTTTAAGAATTGCATTGACTGGTTTCTCAAATGGTCCCGGTGTATTTGAATTAATGGCGCTTTTAGGAAAAAAAGAAAGTATAAGACGTATAACACAGTTTATAAAATACCTTCAACATTCATTTAACAGTTGAGGAAATGGTATGAAAGTTGTGATGGTTTTTCCTGGATATAGCAGCCAATTTGTTGGTATGGCCAAAGAGCTTTATGATGAATCACGTCTTATTCAGGAATATTTTGAAGAGGCATCCAATTGTTTAAACCGTAATTTTGTAAAATTGTGCTTTGCTTCATCAGAATCTGAATTACGCAAAATTGACAATGCATATCTTTCTATTTTTTTAGTAAGTTCCTCTATTGCAAAACTATTGATGGCCGATCATGGCATCATTCCTGATTATGTTGCCGGATATGGAATAGGTGAATATAGTGCAATTTGTGCGGTGGATGGGTTTTCATTACCCGATGGTTTATATTTTTTATTAAAATACGCACAATTTTATCAAGAATTTTTAAGTACTCATGATATAAAGTCAGTAATGATAAAAGGTATGCTAAATGATGAAATACAAGAGTTATGCTCATCGTTAAATAATGAAAAGATAGATTTGAGCGTCGTCTTATCTGAATCATCTACGATTGTAGGTGGTTTCGCAATGGAAATTGAATCATTACAACAAAAGTTAGCGGATAAAAAAGTAAAAATTACAGAAGTTCCAGCTCAAATGGGACTATACTCTTCATTAATGCAAGAGGTGGTGACTAATTTAAAAGCTTATTTAGAAAAAATTGATTTTAAAGATTTAAGCGTACCATTGCTATCCAGTATTAATGCCAAATTTATTAAAGATGGTAAATCAGTAAAAAATTATGTGTTGGAAGCAATTACTTCTACTATTTACTGGAACAAAACGATACAAAAGATGGAAAAATCTGCCGTAATTATTCAAATAGGACCCGGCTCAATCGAAGCCAATGAATTACAGGAGCATTATCCAGATAAAAAAATTATTTCTATAAATAAACCATCAGATATCGATTTACTAAAAGATATTATTGAAACTACCGATACAAAAAGCGAACAACCAGAATCTTAATGGGAAAAAACATGTTTGAAAAAAATGATACCGCAAGTAAAGTAATAACTATTGTTGCAGAAACATTAAATATTGAAAAAGATACGATAAGTCCCGAATCTACTTTTGAAGGATTAGGGGCAGATTCCTTAGATAGATTAGAAATTATTATGAAATTGGAAGAAACGTTTGGCATCGATATTACTGATGAACAAGAAGCAAATATAAATTCCATTCAGCAAGCGATCGATGCCATACATGATTTACGCAATAAATAACTAATTAAGCAGTCTTTATCACTGGTTGTTTGCCATCCATATAATCAACGATTTGCTGTGCTAATGCAATACGTTCAGAATTTTTAGGATGAGTTATACCAGGTGAATCACCACAAATTTTAAATTGTTCTTGGGTAAATGCTAAATAAGCTTTTGCCCAGTCTTTATTTTTTACTGCAACATTAACGTCAGCACGTTTTTCTTTAAAGCGATTGAATTGCAATAAAGGATGATTTTTTTGACTTTTTACTTTATCAATATTAAGACCAGATATTACTTCCATGATATACCCGGCTGAATTATCCTTATTAAGAATATGTTGTATTTCATGCGCAATTACAAATCGTTTTGCTGCAGAAGAAAGCATGGAAAATGTTTTTTCATTAACATAAATTATGCGATCGGTAGCTGCTGCAGGTGAACCATCAGTGTATCCGTATACTGGTATTTGTTGTGGCGTTAAACCATTTTCTTTCAATAGATCAGCAACAAAAGCTTTAGTTTTAGGAGAAACTGGTGCACGGCTAAATGGAATATCACTGCGTAAGTATTCGTTATAATGTTGTTTTTTTGCTTGTTGAAAACGATCTTTAGTTATACCAATTGCACGCAATGATGCCCAGGCTTGATTATGATCATTTTCTAACTTTTGCAAAAAATAATCTTTAGCAGGGGTTTCAAATACGGCAGATTGTTTAACAATTACTGGTTTTTCATAAAAAAAACCATCTTTTTTTAAAATGCTCATACCAACAATAAAAAGACTTAGCCCCAGTATTGTTGATGATTTTATGATGTTTTTTATTTTAATATTCATAATATTGAGTTCCTTTGTTTATAAGTGTTTAAGCTTGTTGTAAGCCAGCAAATTGCTGCTTAATATTTTGTGCAAGTTGTAATCGCTCTGAATTTTGTGGATGAGCTGGTCCATTTACATCACCATTCATTAATTGCAACATATAGTCAGCAAACTCATGATAACGTTCAGCCCATTGAGTATTTTTAGTAGCGACTAAAATATCGGCACGCATTTCGGTAAAGCGACAATATGCTAAATAGGGGTGATCATAATTAAGTTGATTTTTTGGTATATATTTTTCATTCTCAGGTAATAAATTTTTCATAAAAGAAATTGTCGAATGATCTTGATGTAATACGTGTTGTATTTCATGAGCGATGACAAAAGATTGTACATTTTTAGGTAAAGCTAAAAATTGGCTTTCATCGATATAGATCCAATGATCAATTGCTGCTGCAAGATATCGATCAGATTTAATTAACGGAAAATTCGCATCTAATCCGAATTCCGTTAAAATTGGCTGAATAACTTTTTTTGTTATATCTGAAATGGGTTCTATATTTTTTGGTTTACTCTCTTGCAAATATTGTTCATATTCTGTTTTTTGTGATTCTACACATTTTTCTTTTGAAATACCGTATGGTTCTAGACCTTTCCAGGTATTTTCTTCTAAAATTGTTAATTCATTAAGAATAGTTGAACAGGGATTACTTTTTTTACTTTGTTCATTAAATTGCTTTGAAAGCAAGCAAAAAAAACTACCTATAATAATAAAAACAAAATAAACGTGACGATTTGAAATTTTCATATTTTTTTTTACCTTGGTATAAATTATTCCTAATCTGAAGCATTTTTGGGCTAAATAATAGGCTTATTAGGTTTAATTATGCCAATAAAATTCAAATAGTCAATTGCTAGGTTGACCCTGTTTCATTTTGGGTAGGATTATTGAAATAAGCCTTCAATTTGGTTATTCTTATTTCATTGATGTCGCTGAAATTGAAATAAGGATGAATAAAATGCGTGAAACTGGTTATTATGAATTTATTCCTACTAGCCAGAGAAAACCTGTCTTTTAAATATTGAGGATCAATGGTTGGGGGGATCCTGTGAAGCTTTTTTCATCGTTAAAAACTGAGAAAAATAGGTTAAGAAGGGATATTTTGGCTTCGCGAAGAATTTCGCGCGATACAATGGTTTTTAAGCGGTGGTGCACTTCATTCCCTAGATATTTTGCATATTTTGGGTCGAACCGGCCAAAGAGTTGGCTTTTTTTAATAGAGAAAGGGTACGAGGATATTTTTTATTAAAATTGGTGTACGAAATAGCTTCAGTGAGAATTATAAGTGTAAAAAGATGATGAAATGCTTAAAAAATTATCAATCACGTAAATATACTAGATTTGCTCAGTATTGGGATATTTTGGGGCGTGAATACGAAAAATAACAAATAAATGAAAATACCCTCCAAATTTGGAGGGTATTTTTTTAATTACTTACTAAGAATGAAACTTAGTAGCTAGTTTTTTGAACGCCATTATTTGGCGTAATCCCAAGTTTCACCAGCTTTCATCATACCTGCATCTATTTGTTCTTGAGTACATCCAGTAGGACATTCTGCAGAATAGCTAACATGTTTTGTAATAATAGCTGGTTCTTCAACGCGTACATAACGTACACAGCAAGGAACTGCTGGACAAGGTTCTTCAACAATTTTGTCCACTTTACATGCTCTTGAAGGTGGGCATGCGCGTTCTACTACTGGGCATGCAGGTTCACAGCGATCATAGCATTTACGCCAGCCACATTCTCTGTAACGAGCAGATGCTTCAGTTACCGCTAAACCAAGAAATATGAACACTAAAGCTAACGTGAGCTTCTTCATGTGTCTCTCCTTTTATTAAGGTTAATAATTACCGTTTCCTTTACATTTTTCACATTCGAGACGTCTACACATCTTCATTTACTATTTTGTTTCAAATTGGAATAAAAAATCAATAGTTTTTAATAAAAAATTTCTTTTTTGACCAAAAAGGCTAAAAAATCTATCAAATGAGGTGTTTTTTTTATAATTTATTTAGAAAAAAGTTTTAAAATTTTTTCCAATAAGCCAATATGTGTATTTTTTGCATTGTATGTTTTTATATAGAATATGGAACTATAAGGCGAATATATAGTAAACTGGTATTGTAAAAGTGTTTAAATAAAAGAAAAAAATTAAATTTTTATAAAAAAAAGAGAGAATATTATATTATGAAGAAAGCAATTTTATCTATCGCGATTTTACTTTTAACCGTAAATGGCCTAAAGGCTATGGAAACGGAGTATGGTAGTTTATATCCACGAGAAATTGCACAAGTGCAAGAAAATAAATTAGCAGAATTTGCTATTTCATTAAAATATCAGGAACAATTGCCATTAAAAATTAGTAATGAGATTCACAAAGAGGGAAAGAAAAAGTTATTGCTTCCTAGCGCTATAAAACCAAAGGTATTTGGATCATACTTTTTTGTTAATCCATTAAAACCAGGTCTTGGTGGTTTAGAAAAAATTGAATTGGATCCTCAAATTAGATTAGAAATATCAGATTTATATTTACTACCGAATGGTAAAGCTAAAGCCAAAGTAAAAATTTTCAAATTAGATAGCAAATAAGAAGAATCTCCCGAGATTTGGAGATTAATTTTGATTCAATCTAGAAATAGGTATAATAATTTTAATAAATCTTGTAAGACTAATTTTTTTGGCTAAAATAAGCCATTTTTTATTGATTTTGTTAATAAGAAATTGATAAATTAAAGGTATAGAGGTCAAATATTTTAGGATATCGAAAAAAAGAGAGAAAATTATGAAGAAAATATTATTACTTATGTCCATTGCACTTTTAACCATAAATAGTTTTATGCGAGGTATGGAGACGGAATATGGCACATCCATTAGAAATTTCACAAGAAGATCAAAATAAAATAAATAAAGAATTAGGATTTCGTAGAACTCAAAAATTGCAACGAGAAGGTTCCATTACTATTGATGGAAGTTTGGAGATGAAAAATAATGTAATTTATATTAAATCCGGTTTTTATGATCCTGAGACTGGAAAAGGTGCACTACCTTTTGGCTACACTCAATTTAAACCAGCTTTTGCTACGAATGTTAAAATAAAATTAATGCCGAATAGGCAGGCCCAAGCAATCATTACATTCAAAAAACAAGCCGAAGAAGAGTTTGGAATACCATTCTTCAGGGGTAGAGGTAGAGAAGAATTACCAGAAGAATGGGGACCTTTACCATCCTTTGACTAAAAGCAAATAACTTTTTAATTAAATTAATTGAATAAAAATAAAGAGGCCTGGAAAATCCAGGCCTCTTTTGAACTTGTTTAGTTTTAATTTATAGATTAAACAAAAGTGAATCCACCTTTTACCCAAATACCCCATTGATCGAGGGCACGGTTATTTCTGCCAGAGAATTCAACTTCTCCACCTAAGCCAAGGAACGGTAAATAATCACAATTTTCCCAAGTATACGCAAGATGTGTGAATAATTTGTGTGAAACCGCGCCTGGGTTAGTAGCAGATTCAACATTTAAATCGCCAGTAGTAATAAATACTGGTGTGGCTCCATCATCCGGTAATGGTGCAAAATTGCCTTGAATATTGGTAAGGCTTTGTGTGTTATTTGGATTGTTGCCACCAGTTGCAGCCGTATCAGTATTACCAGCGACACCAAATGTATTAGCAGGAATATTTTCTGTGATAGTTAAATGCTCACGTGTTCTTCCCCAGATATTGTAGCCAACATCGAAAGTGAAACCACCATTTTGATAATCAAACATAAATGCTGCTTCGCCATGTATATCAACACGCACCTGAACATCACGTGTTAAAACATTAGGCCCGAAAAGTATTTCGTTTGCGTACATGCCGGTTGAATCAAAACGTTTGAAAAGCAAGTAGCGGCTACCAATGCCATTATCTCTTAAATCAAATGTACGTTTCTGTTTTGCGCGGAACATATGATTTACAAAACCTTCATAAAAAATGGCAAATGATTGCTCACAACCATTATTCCACAATTCGTAATGTCCTGAAATACCGCCCCCAACTTCAACATGTCGGCCGTTACCAACAATCGGTTCAAATACAAACTGTGCATCCGGACGAGTGCCAGTTGGCGCCACAACCCATGCATCAAAACCTAAGTGACCACATTCATTGCAAATAAAATCATAACCTAAAACAAAGGTAATATCAGCAACACCGGTTTTGGTTTGTTTACCGTTAATACGAGCAAAGCGCATTTCTTGTCTTAAATCTGGGAAGTTGGTAGGATCAAGAACTTCGCCTTGAAGTGCTTGTATAATTGAAGTACGGGGTGATGCGGCAGCCATTGTGTTCCCAAGTTTATTTGCGGCAATAGTTGTGCCAGAAGTCGTACTTGTTTCAGTTAAACGCATATCCCAGCTTGTCCAGTTTATAGGAATATCCATTCTAAAATAAAGACCGCGTACCCATTCATCAAGCCCAAGATAGAAATTGATATCTACTACAAAGTTACGCACTTCTGGGTTAGCAGTAATTGATCCATCAAAATTATCATTTAAAAATAGATTACGAGCAAAAACATCTACACCAGGTTGTCCTGCGGGGCCAAAACGCATAGTATTGGTTTGATTAAAGAAGAAAAATTGGCCTAATTCTTTATCATTATAACTCTGAAAATAATGTGGCGTAATTGCTAAACTACCGTTAATGCAATCCGTATCACAAAGATGCGTATGGTATCCTTGACCAGCCAACCAACGTGCCAAATTAGATCCTTGAGAACGCTGGGTAAAGAATGTTTTGCCAAATGTAGGGCTATCGCTTGCATGCAATGCATTACTTACGAGTAATAAAATACTTAAAAAACTTTTTAGTGATCGATTCATAAATTAACTCCTTTTCAAATCCAGTTGGATTTAAAATTTTTTAAAAAAATTTGGTTTTATTAAAGTAGCAGTAACCATCATTCTTTATTCTATTTATTATTAATTTTTTTTTCTTATGTGCTTGTGTATCTCCTTTCTTTTTTTGAAAAATATGTTGGCTTTGAGTTGATTTGTCACGTTAATGTAGCGCAAATAAATCGAGATTTCAATTGTTATAAAACGCAATTTATCATCGACGCAACAAGTAACGTTCAGTATACTCATGAGCAACTCGTTGTAAAGAATTTATTTGTCAAAAAAAGTTTTTAAAGAAAGCTTCTATGGGGTATTTATTTTTAATTATTTTTTTTTCAATTGTTTTAGAAATGTTTCCGATAAGCAGTTCGGGAAATTTATATTTAATTATACGATTTTTTACGCATTATTTATTGTTAGATAACTCAGTAGTGAAATATATTGAATATGCTTGTCATATTCCTGTTTGTATCATTGTCGCGATTTATTTTTTTAAATCTTGGATACGATATCTTTTATTATTTCCTCGATCGCTCTTTATGATCGGAAAAATTTTTTGTTATGGTTTTGTTGTTGAAAGTATTATGGTATTGTTTTTTGTATTTTTTCAAAATAAACCATGGCTCTCTTCATTTTTGCCAATTGGGTTTTTGATAACGTCAGGTTTACTATTATCATTGCGTTGGTGCGCATCAGGCTGTAAAAAATCATGGAATTTAAAATCAGCTTTGTTGTTAGGCATAGCACAAGGCTTGGCATTATTGCCTAGTATTTCACGATTTGGTATAACGTTTGTGGTAGCTCGATGGCAAGGGTTTTCTGCTCAACGTTCCTTTGAATTATCATGGTTAATTGCATGGCCAATTCAACTAGTTGGTGGATTATTTGGGTTAATTCAATTATATCGATTTTCAGGTATTCATGTATTGAACCAAGTAAACGGGATGAGTATGCTGATTGCAAGTAGTATTGCATATTTAGGATTATATTTTGTTCATTGGTGTATTACCACTAATCGATTATGGTATTTTGC includes these proteins:
- the gltX gene encoding glutamate--tRNA ligase, with the protein product MNNVRVRFAPSPTGHLHIGSLRTALFNWLFARHNKGAFLLRIEDTDRERSYEKYVDSILNSLQWSDLVADEEIVFQSKRLDIYKKAIEQLLQEDKAYCCFCPPKPEKFGDDTVLIGEGYLKYDGRCRALRPQSEDLEKPHVIRFKFPLERETLFFTDLIRGEISFPADQFDDFILIRTDGTPVYNFVVVIDDALMQISHVIRGEDHIPNTPKQILLYEALGYSIPVFAHLPLILGPSGQRLSKREAATSVLDYRQNGYLPDALCNYLVKLGWAHGDQEIFSRSELITLFSLQEVGKSGAIFDQDKLDWLNGIYIRQMSASALLEYILKEVKPDFLKDISGWSQDTLMNFIELYKDRVKTLRAMTDEFKVMHDGSFAYDWEDCKEYIEPNIVLYLQNIVERCESLKDFSNEQVKNALKKLCKESDIKLIQIAQPLRIALTGFSNGPGVFELMALLGKKESIRRITQFIKYLQHSFNS
- a CDS encoding acyltransferase domain-containing protein — encoded protein: MKVVMVFPGYSSQFVGMAKELYDESRLIQEYFEEASNCLNRNFVKLCFASSESELRKIDNAYLSIFLVSSSIAKLLMADHGIIPDYVAGYGIGEYSAICAVDGFSLPDGLYFLLKYAQFYQEFLSTHDIKSVMIKGMLNDEIQELCSSLNNEKIDLSVVLSESSTIVGGFAMEIESLQQKLADKKVKITEVPAQMGLYSSLMQEVVTNLKAYLEKIDFKDLSVPLLSSINAKFIKDGKSVKNYVLEAITSTIYWNKTIQKMEKSAVIIQIGPGSIEANELQEHYPDKKIISINKPSDIDLLKDIIETTDTKSEQPES
- the acpP gene encoding acyl carrier protein, translating into MFEKNDTASKVITIVAETLNIEKDTISPESTFEGLGADSLDRLEIIMKLEETFGIDITDEQEANINSIQQAIDAIHDLRNK
- a CDS encoding undecaprenyl-diphosphate phosphatase, which produces MGYLFLIIFFSIVLEMFPISSSGNLYLIIRFFTHYLLLDNSVVKYIEYACHIPVCIIVAIYFFKSWIRYLLLFPRSLFMIGKIFCYGFVVESIMVLFFVFFQNKPWLSSFLPIGFLITSGLLLSLRWCASGCKKSWNLKSALLLGIAQGLALLPSISRFGITFVVARWQGFSAQRSFELSWLIAWPIQLVGGLFGLIQLYRFSGIHVLNQVNGMSMLIASSIAYLGLYFVHWCITTNRLWYFAYYTMILVLVTLLI